The Marivirga salinae DNA window CATCCACATGTCCTTGCACTATATGCCCATCAAGCCTGCCGTTCATGATCATGCATCTTTCTAAATTGACATAATCTCCTTCTTGCAGATTGCCAATGGATGATTTTTGCAGTGTTTCATTCACGGCTACAACCGTATGCGCATCAGCGTGTAACTCGGTGACGGTGAGACAAACCCCATTATGAGAAATACTTTGATCTATTTTTAATTCATTAGAGATATCACTTTTTATGGTCAGCTTTAGATTACTTCCTTCTTTTTCAGCTGATTTAATTTCCCCTAATGATTCTATGATTCCTGTAAACATTATGTAATATTAATAAAAGTAAATGGATTGAGAAACAGCTTTTAATCCAAATAGTTTAGAAAATAAAAATAGGGAGACGTCATCTTGGTCCTGAGTAATCGGGATCATATTTTAAAAAAAAAAGAAATTATCCGTGATCTATTTTTATCAATTCATTTTATTCCTTTTGATCAAGAACTCAGCCATTACTTTTTGAATATTATCATTGATATCAACCCTTGTTAAATCCACTTTATATTGATGACATTTTAAGGCAATTTGCTTATAATATTCATCTACCTTTTTATGATAAGTCTCTTTTATTTGAGACGGGTTTAATTTCATTTTTTGACCACTCTCCAGATCTTCAATTACATAAGGTCGGTCTTCTAAATCAAAATCAAGCTCAGTAGATGGTTCATTTACTTGAAAGAATAGTACTTCATGTTTCCTATGTTTGATATGTTGAATGGATTTAAAAAATTCTTCCAATTGCTCGGGCTTTGTCATCAAATCACTGAAAATAATTACCAGTGAGCGTTTATGGATTTTTTCAGCAACGATATGAAGACTTTGACTGATTTCAGTGCTTTTATGCTGCTGGTTTTGATTTAATATCTTTTGTAAATGGATAAAAATGTTCTGAAGGTGAGCTCTTGTTGATTTGGCTTCTGTGAAAACATCAATTTTATCTGAAAAGGAAATTAAGCCAACTGCATCTCTTTGTCTTTGCAGTAAATAAGCCAATGTTGATGCGGCTAAAATACTGAATCTAATTTTCCCATTATTTTGAGTTGGATAATACATAGAAGAACTGTTATCTAACAAAATATAAGCTCTTAGATTAGTTTCTTCATCGTATCTTTTCGTGTAAAGCCTGTCTGTTTTCGCATAAACTTTCCAATCAATATGACGGGTGCTTTCTCCTGTGTTGTATAATCTGTGCTCAGCAAATTCTACTGAAAAACCATGGAAAGGGGATTTATGCATGCCCGTAATGAATCCTTCTACCAGCTGCTTAGCCAATAAATCTAATGAAGGAATTTCAGGAAGGTTTTCTAATGATATATCCATCAATATTATATACTTATTTATTTAAAGTTATGTTTTGGCAATTTAAGAAGGTCAATTTGCAAAAGTGTAAGGGTTTATACTATATTTAAGCCAAATAATAAAAAAACAACATTTAAGAAAGCGTAGTGAAAGAGTTTATGGAAAGAGAACAGGAAGAATTATTTTCAAAGAGAGTAAGGGCAGGTAAAAGAACTTATTTTTTTGATGTAAGAACAACGAAGGCTAACGATTATTATTTAACTATCACTGAAAGCAAAAGAAAACCTAAAGATGATGGGTTTACTTTTGAGAAGCACAAAATATTCTTGTATAAAGAAGATTTCAACAAATTCGTAAATGCCTTAAACGAAAGTGTTGAACATATCAAAACTGATTTAATGCCAGAATTTGACTTCACTCAATTCGATAGAGATGAAGATGATGATTCAAGCTGGGATTAATTTATTCTAAAAATTTTATAAATAGAGCTCCTATTTACTTCAAGGAGCTTTATTTATTTTATTATTCGGGATTTAATTTTTAATCAATTACAAGGATTTATAAATTCTAAGTCAGAACTTTGGGCTTCATTGTAGAATTTCAAATTCCTGAACTTTGATTTGATGTATAAATCCATAATTAGACCATTATTATTTCAGCTTTCTGCTGAAAAAGCCCACCATTTTACTTTTACATTAGCTAAATTTTTCTTCAATATACCTGGGGTAAAATCCATTAATAGAAGCTTATTTCAAGTAAAATCTCCTAAACTGGAGCGAGAATTATTTGGTTTGAAATTTCCTAATCCAGTAGGTCTAGCAGCAGGTTTTGATAAAGATGCAAAACTCATTGATGAATTGGCATCCTTAGGTTTTGGCTTTATTGAAATAGGAACCATCACACCAAAAGCTCAGCCAGGCAACCCTAAACCGCGACTTTTCAGATTACAAGATGATAGTGGTATCATAAACAGAATGGGATTTAATAATCAAGGAATTGAATCGGCTATCAAGAATTTGAAAAAACGAAAAAGCAAAGTAATAATTGGTGGAAACATCGGTAAAAATAAAGTGACTCCAAACGAAGAAGCTTTTAATGATTATGAAAAATGTTTTCTTCAGCTTTATCCGTATGTGGATTATTTTGTCGTGAATGTGAGCTCGCCAAATACTCCTGGATTGCGTGAGCTTCAAGAAAAAGAGCCCTTAATGCAGTTGCTAAATCACTTAATGCAACTTAATGAACAGCAAGAAAAAACTAAACCTATATTATTAAAAATTGCCCCTGATTTAACTAATCAACAACTCGATGATATAATTGAAATTGTAAGAGAGACGAAAATTGATGGGGTCATTGCTACTAATACTACCATAAGTCGTGATGGTTTGAAAGCTCCAGAGTCAACCATTAAGGAAATTGGAAATGGCGGTTTAAGTGGAAAACCATTAGGCAAAAGATCCACAGAAGTGATTCGTTACTTAAATGAAAAATCCAATGCTGCATTTCCAATAATTGGAGTTGGAGGAATTATGTCTGCTGCAGATGCTCTTGAAAAGTTAGAAGTGGGTGCAAGTTTAGTGCAGTTATATTCTGGCTTTATTTACGAAGGTCCAGCTTTGATTAAAAGTATTAATAGGGCTATTCTTAAAAGACCAATAGCATAAAATTAACAACTGCTAATTGCAGAAAAGAAATAAATTCAGCATTTTTCGGTTAAAAAACTGACTATCATGGAACAAAGTGCTGTAACTGCCATATTTCTTCCTTTGGCTTTAGGAATTATCATGTTGGGGATGGGAATGACGCTCACTCTTAATGATTTTAGAAAAGTCGCACTCTATCCAAAAGCAGCTGTTATCGGATTGATCAGTCAACTCATTCTTTTACCACTGATTGGGTTTGGTTTAGCCGCTTTAATTTTCACAATTCCAGAACTTGCGGTTGGGTTGATTTTAATAGCTCTTTGTCCGGGCGGAGCAACTTCTAATTTAATTTCTCATTTAGCAAAAGCTGATTTGGCTTTATCCATAAGTTTAACTGCAATAAGTAGTATTATTACCAATTTCAGTATTCCGATTTTATTGAATATTGCTTTAGCGCATTATATGACTGGGGAAAAGGCTATAACACTTCCTTTCTTTAAGACTTTTATTCAAATCTTTTTAGTGACTATTTTCCCAGTAGTTATAGGAATGATTATCAAGAAAAAGCGTCCTCATTTCGCCTTAAAATCTGAAAAGGCAATGAATATAATTTCTACATTCTTTTTTATCTTGATTTTATTAGCGGCAATCCTAAAGGAAAGGGAGAATATCATTCCTTATTTTGAACAAGCAGGAGTAGCGGCTATTATTTTAAATATATCAGCTTTATTAATGGGTTTTATTTTGGGTAAATTATTTGGTTTAAATAAAAGACAAAGAAGCTCTATTGCAATAGAAACAGGTATTCAAAATGGAACTTTAGCCATCGCATTAGCTTTAAGTCCGGCAATATTAAATAATACGCAAATGGCAGTGCCCGCAGCAATTTACAGCTTATTGATGTTTGTGACCGCTGCTGTAGTTATTCTGATTTCTAAAAAACAAAACTCACAAGAGGCTTTAAAAGAACTATCTTTATCCTAAATCTGAAATTAAAAATCATGACTAAAAAAACATGGATTATTGGAGCTTTAATGCTGACTTCCCTTTGGGTTGTTGCGCAAGATCAAGCCGAATTAGTAGAAAACACCATCAAAAGAAGTACAATAGAAGGTCATATCTATTTCTTGGCTTCTGATGAATTAGCAGGAAGAGAAACAGGGACTCCAGGAATTGATGTTGCTGCTCGATATATTTCAACCACATTTCAACGCTATGGTGTTTCCCCAGTAGAAGGAGCTACAGAAGGATATTTCCAGGAAGCTCCCTTAGTGAAAAATATAGCCCCTGAAGCTTACGGTATTAAAATCGGAAAAGAAGCCGTGGATGCTGAAAATATCCTACGATTGGAAGGGTCTGGTGTTAATGTGGAATCGGATTTTGTTTTCCTTAATTACGGTACTGAGGAAGATTTTAATAACAGTAATATCAAAGGTAAGATTGTAGTGGTTTTTGCCGGCCAAAAGGATAATCAGGATTATAGATTTGTGTATCAAGCTAGTGTTAAAAAATCTAATCTAGCAAAGGAAGCAGGAGCAATAGGAATATTGGAATTACACAAAGATAATCCAGACAATTGGAAAACATTTCAAAGTTTTATGAATAGAGGATCGTCTATTGGCTTCGCATCTGAAAATAATAAGGATAGCTTCTTTAAATTATGGGTAGACGATCCAGATGGGACCTGGACAAAGCGTATTAATTTGAAAATGAAACAGAAGCTTGCTATCACAATAGGTGAAGCAATGGAATTACCGATTCCATCTAAGAATGTGGTCGGTATGGTAGAAGGAACAGATCCTGAGCTAAAAGATGAATTCATCATCTATTCTGCTCATTATGATCATTTGGGAATAGGAAAACCAAATGCAGAAGGAGATTCAATTTATAACGGAGCCCGTGATAATGCTGTTGGGGTAGTAACGGTGATGAGTGCAGCAGAGAGTATTGCTAAAAACCCAACCAAGCGTTCTGCCTTATTTATTCTATTTACAGCTGAGGAAAAAGGCTTGTTAGGAAGTAAATATTATGTTGAAAACCCACTTTTTCCACTAGATCAAATGGTTTATTGTTTTAATAGTGATAATGGTGGTTACAATGATACTAGTTTAGCCACCATTATTGGCTTAGAAAGAACCACA harbors:
- a CDS encoding DUF3276 family protein — protein: MEREQEELFSKRVRAGKRTYFFDVRTTKANDYYLTITESKRKPKDDGFTFEKHKIFLYKEDFNKFVNALNESVEHIKTDLMPEFDFTQFDRDEDDDSSWD
- a CDS encoding quinone-dependent dihydroorotate dehydrogenase translates to MYKSIIRPLLFQLSAEKAHHFTFTLAKFFFNIPGVKSINRSLFQVKSPKLERELFGLKFPNPVGLAAGFDKDAKLIDELASLGFGFIEIGTITPKAQPGNPKPRLFRLQDDSGIINRMGFNNQGIESAIKNLKKRKSKVIIGGNIGKNKVTPNEEAFNDYEKCFLQLYPYVDYFVVNVSSPNTPGLRELQEKEPLMQLLNHLMQLNEQQEKTKPILLKIAPDLTNQQLDDIIEIVRETKIDGVIATNTTISRDGLKAPESTIKEIGNGGLSGKPLGKRSTEVIRYLNEKSNAAFPIIGVGGIMSAADALEKLEVGASLVQLYSGFIYEGPALIKSINRAILKRPIA
- a CDS encoding M28 family peptidase; the encoded protein is MTKKTWIIGALMLTSLWVVAQDQAELVENTIKRSTIEGHIYFLASDELAGRETGTPGIDVAARYISTTFQRYGVSPVEGATEGYFQEAPLVKNIAPEAYGIKIGKEAVDAENILRLEGSGVNVESDFVFLNYGTEEDFNNSNIKGKIVVVFAGQKDNQDYRFVYQASVKKSNLAKEAGAIGILELHKDNPDNWKTFQSFMNRGSSIGFASENNKDSFFKLWVDDPDGTWTKRINLKMKQKLAITIGEAMELPIPSKNVVGMVEGTDPELKDEFIIYSAHYDHLGIGKPNAEGDSIYNGARDNAVGVVTVMSAAESIAKNPTKRSALFILFTAEEKGLLGSKYYVENPLFPLDQMVYCFNSDNGGYNDTSLATIIGLERTTAGKHIKKASETFGLKAIDDPAGEQGLFDRSDNVNFAKKGIPAPTFSLGFTAFDAEIGKYYHQQSDNPESIDYDYMEQFFRAFVLSARLIANDEETPFWIEGDKYYEAGKSLYGK
- a CDS encoding riboflavin synthase produces the protein MFTGIIESLGEIKSAEKEGSNLKLTIKSDISNELKIDQSISHNGVCLTVTELHADAHTVVAVNETLQKSSIGNLQEGDYVNLERCMIMNGRLDGHIVQGHVDGKGKCLNIKDEDGSWIFEFSYDSSENVLVEKGSICINGVSLTCFDVSDEKFSVAIIPYTFEHTNFKKMKKNDEVNLEFDIIGKYVHKLINKTN
- a CDS encoding DUF58 domain-containing protein, whose protein sequence is MDISLENLPEIPSLDLLAKQLVEGFITGMHKSPFHGFSVEFAEHRLYNTGESTRHIDWKVYAKTDRLYTKRYDEETNLRAYILLDNSSSMYYPTQNNGKIRFSILAASTLAYLLQRQRDAVGLISFSDKIDVFTEAKSTRAHLQNIFIHLQKILNQNQQHKSTEISQSLHIVAEKIHKRSLVIIFSDLMTKPEQLEEFFKSIQHIKHRKHEVLFFQVNEPSTELDFDLEDRPYVIEDLESGQKMKLNPSQIKETYHKKVDEYYKQIALKCHQYKVDLTRVDINDNIQKVMAEFLIKRNKMN
- a CDS encoding bile acid:sodium symporter family protein translates to MEQSAVTAIFLPLALGIIMLGMGMTLTLNDFRKVALYPKAAVIGLISQLILLPLIGFGLAALIFTIPELAVGLILIALCPGGATSNLISHLAKADLALSISLTAISSIITNFSIPILLNIALAHYMTGEKAITLPFFKTFIQIFLVTIFPVVIGMIIKKKRPHFALKSEKAMNIISTFFFILILLAAILKERENIIPYFEQAGVAAIILNISALLMGFILGKLFGLNKRQRSSIAIETGIQNGTLAIALALSPAILNNTQMAVPAAIYSLLMFVTAAVVILISKKQNSQEALKELSLS